The DNA sequence AAAAGAAGCCATACCGTTTTGAATTATCGAGATAGTCATTCATGTCCTTGTCGTGATAAAGGCCCCATCGGTCAAAAAAGCCGTTATGCTCGATCAAGTAAACGGGAAGGTCTTCTTCAACTTCAGTTTCCAGCACACGGCACCATTCCTCGTTATTTCCCATCCAGACACCCATGGGACTGACAGCCTTTTTAACCGCATAGGCGTCGAGATTGATGGAGGAATATTTTGGAATGACGACCCTTACGTCGTGTCCCCTCTTTTTAAGGTAAAGCGGTAATGTTCCTGCTACGTCACCAAGTCCACCGGCTTTAATAAAGGGGGTCATTTCGGAGGAAACGATGAGGATTTTAAGCTTTTTCATAGGGTTCATTTCTCTTTTTTTCTAAATTATCCCTTAAAAAAGCAAGACAGTCCAGCCTTGAAAGGGAAAATTGTAAACGTTTTTCGCCTGAAAGAGAAAGCCTTTTGCAGGGCAATAATGCGCCTGAATTACAGGAAAAAAGCCGCCTTTATACCGTCGATAATGTATTGGATAGCCAGTGCGCTGAGAATAAGACCGAGAAGCCGGCTTATCATGTTTGCTCCTGTTTCCCCGAGCAGATGACTGATTTTTGCAGCGAAGAGAAGGGACAAAAGGGTGAGGGCGAGAACGAATGCAATAATTAGAACCATTGCCGCAGTATTTTCGACAGGGCCGGCGGCGGCTGCCATGAGGAGTACCGTCGTGAGCGCTCCCGGTCCGGCAATAAGGGGAAAGGCGAGCGGAAAAACGGAGATATCGTTTTTATGTATGGCCTCTTCCTGTTCTTTTGCTGTTGTTGATCTAATTCCTGACTGGCGGGCAAAAACCATATCGATGGCAATAAGAAAAAGGAGCGTCCCTCCGGCAATGCGAAAGGCGGGTATGCCGATGCCCAGGAGTTTGAGCAGCCTGTCGCCCATGAAAAAGAAGATAAAGAGAATAGCTGATGCCGTAATGGTCCCTCTCAGGGCCATCTTCTTTTGAAAATCTTTGCTTCCGGCATGAACTAATGCCATGAATAGAGTGGCTATACCGATGGGATCGATAACAATAAAAAGGGTGATGAAGGTTTGGAGTCGTTGTTCCATTATTTGGTCTCCCTGCTATTTATGAAAATAGCTTTCTCTTATAGGGATGCCTGGCCGTTAATATTAGACATATATTGAGAGTATAATCGTTATTTCGCTGTTTTTTTGAAAAAAAACACCTTTAATCTTCCTTTAATTTACCTTTCTTTATAATCAAACTTAACAATATAAAAATAGGGGAGGGAGAAAATGAAAAAAATTATCATGTTGGGAATGACTGGAATCTTTCTGGCGGTTTTCATTCTGGTTATGCAGGGGAAAGAGGGGGCCGGCCTCGATATGAGTGAACTCTTTAATGAGGAGAGAAGCGCTGTCAATAGCGGCCCGGAAAAGAAAATTTCCGCTGTTAATATAAAAAAGCCCGCTAAAGTGAAGGCAGAGATAAAAAAAACGGTTCAAACCAGACCTGCTGAAAAAAGACATCTTTTGAGGAATGATGCCATCAGGAAGGCGCTTAAAATAGAGCCTGTGGAAAGAGCCAAAGGGGAAGTAAAAAAAATTCTGGCAGAATATGGTCATAATGATAACGG is a window from the Deltaproteobacteria bacterium genome containing:
- a CDS encoding MarC family protein, which produces MEQRLQTFITLFIVIDPIGIATLFMALVHAGSKDFQKKMALRGTITASAILFIFFFMGDRLLKLLGIGIPAFRIAGGTLLFLIAIDMVFARQSGIRSTTAKEQEEAIHKNDISVFPLAFPLIAGPGALTTVLLMAAAAGPVENTAAMVLIIAFVLALTLLSLLFAAKISHLLGETGANMISRLLGLILSALAIQYIIDGIKAAFFL